One genomic segment of Pandoraea sputorum includes these proteins:
- the mutS gene encoding DNA mismatch repair protein MutS, with protein MTSTQATPAAPAAATATPAMTPMMQQYTRIKAEHPNMLVFYRMGDFYELFHDDAAKAARLLDLTLTARGQSGGQPIRMAGVPHHAVEQYLGKLVKLGESVAICEQIGDPATSKGPVERKVVRIVTPGTLTDAALLSDKVDQYLLAVQMPPARRASERMAGLAWLSLASGELRLMEVAADKLPRELERIRPAETLVPDSAVEAFGSFSLGTTTRVPDWHFDTAAGTQRLRDQLGVASLTAFGCDGLDPALGAAGALLQYAAATQGQSLRHVQSLNVEREAAYIGLDAATRRNLELTETLRGTESPTLLSLLDTCGTTMGSRLMRHWLHHPMRDQQVPQSRQLAIATLLEGPGTWRALNSELRHVADVERITARLALLTARPRDLSSLRDALRRLPELHTTLRAVEARSPLLAILHEDLAIPDDALALLTSAVAEEPAAMLRDGGVIARGHDADLDELRDISENCGQFLVDLETRERARTGINNLRVEFNKVHGFYIEVTRGQTDKVPDDYRRRQTLKNAERYITPELKTFEDKALSAQERSLAREKMLYDALLQSLLPHITEFKRIAQALAQLDVLASLAERAETLGWVKPELVQDRVVDIRQGRHPVVEQQVERFIANDCSLGDPRRLLLITGPNMGGKSTFMRQTALIALLAYVGCYVPAEAVRLGPLDAIFTRIGASDDLAGGRSTFMVEMTESAAILHTATDQSLVLMDEIGRGTSTFDGLALAWAIARHLLGHNRCYTLFATHYFELTQLPDEFPQCANVHLSAVEHGEGIVFLHAVQDGPASQSYGLQVAQLAGVPMPVIRAARKHLALLEQQALDPAAPQLDLFAPRAAVEPIEEDADDDAMTPHANGAGAQSAPALDPASEAALARLAEIDPDDLRPREALDLLYELRGLIRGRTHD; from the coding sequence ATGACGAGCACCCAAGCGACTCCCGCGGCACCGGCCGCAGCCACTGCGACACCCGCCATGACGCCGATGATGCAGCAGTACACGCGCATCAAGGCCGAGCATCCGAACATGCTGGTCTTCTACCGCATGGGCGATTTCTACGAACTCTTCCACGACGACGCCGCCAAAGCCGCGCGCCTGCTCGACCTCACACTCACCGCCCGCGGGCAATCCGGCGGCCAGCCGATCCGCATGGCCGGCGTGCCGCATCACGCCGTCGAGCAGTACCTCGGCAAGCTGGTCAAGCTCGGCGAATCCGTCGCCATCTGCGAGCAGATCGGTGATCCGGCGACCTCCAAGGGGCCGGTCGAGCGTAAGGTCGTACGTATCGTCACCCCCGGCACGCTCACGGATGCCGCGCTGCTCAGCGACAAAGTCGATCAATACCTGCTCGCCGTGCAGATGCCGCCCGCGAGACGCGCCAGCGAACGCATGGCGGGGCTGGCATGGCTGTCGCTGGCTAGCGGCGAATTGCGCCTGATGGAAGTCGCCGCCGACAAACTGCCGCGCGAACTCGAACGCATCCGTCCCGCGGAAACGTTGGTACCCGACAGCGCCGTCGAAGCCTTTGGCAGCTTCTCGCTCGGCACCACGACGCGCGTACCCGACTGGCATTTCGATACCGCCGCCGGCACGCAACGACTGCGCGACCAGTTGGGTGTTGCCAGCCTGACGGCGTTCGGTTGCGACGGTCTCGATCCCGCGCTGGGCGCAGCAGGTGCGTTATTGCAGTACGCAGCCGCCACACAAGGTCAATCGCTGCGACATGTGCAAAGTCTGAACGTGGAGCGAGAAGCGGCCTATATTGGTCTTGACGCCGCCACACGCCGTAATCTGGAACTCACGGAGACCCTGCGCGGCACCGAATCGCCCACGCTGCTCTCGCTGCTCGACACCTGCGGTACGACGATGGGCAGCCGCCTGATGCGTCACTGGCTGCACCACCCGATGCGCGATCAGCAAGTGCCGCAGTCGCGTCAGTTGGCGATTGCGACGCTGCTCGAAGGCCCCGGTACGTGGCGCGCCCTCAACAGCGAACTGCGTCACGTCGCCGACGTCGAGCGGATTACCGCGCGTCTGGCGTTGCTGACGGCGCGTCCGCGCGATCTGTCGAGCCTGCGCGATGCGCTGCGACGTCTGCCCGAGCTGCACACCACCTTGCGTGCGGTCGAAGCGCGCTCGCCGCTGCTGGCCATCCTGCACGAAGACCTCGCGATTCCGGACGATGCGCTCGCGCTGCTGACGAGCGCCGTCGCCGAAGAGCCCGCGGCCATGCTGCGCGACGGCGGTGTCATCGCGCGCGGCCACGATGCCGATCTCGACGAACTGCGCGACATTTCCGAGAACTGCGGCCAGTTCCTCGTCGATCTGGAAACGCGCGAACGCGCGCGCACCGGCATCAACAATCTGCGCGTCGAGTTCAATAAAGTGCACGGCTTCTACATCGAAGTCACGCGCGGTCAGACCGACAAGGTGCCGGACGACTATCGCCGCCGTCAGACGCTCAAGAACGCCGAGCGTTACATCACGCCGGAACTGAAGACGTTCGAGGACAAGGCACTGTCGGCGCAGGAGCGCTCGCTCGCGCGCGAGAAGATGCTCTACGACGCACTGCTGCAATCGCTTCTGCCGCACATCACCGAGTTCAAACGTATTGCGCAGGCGCTCGCGCAGCTCGACGTACTGGCGTCGCTCGCCGAGCGCGCCGAAACGCTCGGCTGGGTGAAGCCCGAACTGGTGCAAGACCGTGTGGTCGACATTCGTCAGGGCCGTCATCCTGTCGTCGAACAGCAAGTCGAGCGTTTCATCGCGAACGATTGCTCGCTGGGCGATCCACGTCGGTTGCTGCTGATCACCGGCCCGAACATGGGCGGTAAGTCGACGTTCATGCGTCAGACCGCATTGATCGCGCTGCTGGCGTACGTCGGCTGCTACGTGCCTGCCGAAGCCGTGCGACTCGGGCCGCTCGACGCGATCTTCACGCGTATCGGCGCGTCGGACGACCTCGCGGGCGGTCGCTCGACGTTCATGGTCGAGATGACCGAATCGGCAGCGATTCTGCACACAGCCACCGATCAGAGCCTTGTGCTGATGGATGAAATCGGACGCGGCACGTCGACCTTCGACGGTCTCGCGCTCGCATGGGCCATCGCTCGTCACCTGCTCGGCCACAACCGGTGCTACACCCTCTTCGCCACGCACTATTTCGAACTGACGCAATTGCCCGACGAGTTCCCGCAATGCGCGAACGTGCACCTGTCGGCGGTAGAACACGGCGAAGGGATCGTGTTCCTGCACGCCGTGCAGGATGGCCCCGCAAGCCAGAGTTACGGCTTGCAAGTGGCGCAACTCGCGGGTGTACCGATGCCGGTCATTCGCGCGGCACGCAAGCATCTCGCGCTGCTCGAACAACAGGCACTCGATCCCGCTGCGCCTCAACTCGATCTGTTTGCGCCGCGCGCGGCCGTTGAGCCGATCGAAGAGGATGCGGACGACGACGCCATGACACCGCACGCAAACGGCGCGGGAGCGCAAAGTGCCCCTGCTCTCGACCCCGCGTCGGAAGCGGCGCTGGCACGTCTGGCGGAAATCGATCCGGACGATCTGCGTCCGCGCGAAGCGCTCGATCTTCTGTATGAACTGCGAGGCCTGATACGCGGGCGCACGCACGACTGA